In the Anaerostipes caccae L1-92 genome, TGCCTTCACAGCGGTCACCATGGACTCATGGTTGGGCAGGATGCCCTGCTGCCCGTCGATCGCCGGAAAGATCATCATTTCACATTCACCGTTATAAAACTTCCGGTCACTGGCCGTAATTTCCAAATAAAAGGTCTTTCCCATGCTCATCCCTCTTTCTTACGCTTCCCTGGCCGTTTCACTCTTTGCCTTCTCAATGACTTCATCAATGGTTCCCACCATAAAGAATGCATTTTCCGGATATTCGTCCATCTCTCCGCTTATAATGGCTTTAAATCCGCGGATGGTCTCGCTCACCGGCACATATTTGCCCTTCATGCCGGTAAAATTCTCTGCCACATGAAACGGCTGTGAGAGGAATTTCTGGATCTTACGGGCACGGTAAACTGCGAGTTTATCGTCTTCATCCAGTTCTTCCATACCGAGGATAGAAATGATATCCTGAAGCTCTTTGTACTTCTGGAGGAGCTCCTGAACCTGCATTGCAACTTCGTAATGTTCTTCTCCCACCACTTCCGCTTCCAGAATTCTGGATGTGGATTCCAGCGGATCTACCGCAGGATAGATTCCCTGTTCCACGATCTTTCTGGAAAGCACCGTGGTGGCGTCCAGATGGGCAAAGGTAGTTGCCGGAGCCGGGTCCGTCAAATCATCCGCAGGCACATAGACGGCCTGCACAGAGGTGATCGATCCGTTTTTCGTGGACGTGATCCTCTCCTGCAGCTCTCCGACTTCATTGGCCAGCGTCGGCTGATAGCCGACGGCAGAAGGCATGCGGCCAAGCAGTGCGGATACCTCGGAACCTGCCTGTACGTAGCGGAAAATATTATCGATGAACAGCAGCACATTCTGATGCTCCCTGTCTCTGAAATATTCTGCCATCGTAAGACCGGTCTGCGCCACTCTCATACGGGCTCCCGGCGGTTCGTTCATCTGCCCGAACACGAGGGCTGTCTTGTCGATAACCCCGGATTCATTCATCTCTGTCCACAGGTCATTTCCCTCCCTGGAGCGTTCTCCCACCCCGGTAAAAATAGAATATCCGCCGTGTTCCGTGGCGATGTTATGGATCAGCTCCTGAATCAGCACCGTTTTACCCACTCCGGCACCGCCGAACAATCCGACTTTACCGCCTTTTGCATAAGGTGCCAGAAGGTCGATGACTTTGATTCCTGTCTCCAGGATCTCTACGACCGGGCTCTGCTCCTCAAATGTAGGAGGATCCCTGTGAATGACCCACTGCTCTTCTCCTTCGACCTGCTCTTTCCCGTCAATATTCTGTCCCAGCACATTAAACATTCTGCCCAGTGTCTGCCTGCCCACCGGAACCGTGATCCCTGCTCCCGTGGCTGTCACTTCCATATCTTTAGACAGTCCTTCGCTGGATGCGAGCAGGATACAGCGGACAATGTTGTTCCCCATATGCTGGGCAGCTTCCATGACAAGTTTTTTGCCGTCCAGTTCTACCGTCAGCGCATCTTTGATCAGCGGAAGATACCCGCCGTCAAATTCCACGTCCACGACCGGACCTAAAACCTGTACGATTTTTCCCTTTTCCATATCTTCACCACAATTCTTTCTATATCTCAATCAATTATTATTTCTTCTGAAACGCTTTCGCGCCGCTTACAATCTCTGTAATCTCCTGGGTGATTGCCGCCTGTCTGGCACGGTTATACAAAAGCGACAGTTCCCTGATCATGTCTTTTGCACTTTCCGTAGCCCCCTGCATCGCCATCATACGCGCATTCTGCTCGCTGGAAAATGACTCTACCAGGGCTCCGTAAATCAGTCCTTTCACATAGTTGGGCACCAAATGGTCCATCACTACTTTGGGAGACGGAGAATAATCCGCAATCTTGTGATACTTTTCGAGTTCCACATTCATTTCCTCAAAACTCTGCCGTTTCAGCGGCAGGATCTGGATAATTTCAGGCTCTGCCTTCAAAGGCGTCACCATCTTTGTATAGATAATATAGATCTCATCCAGTTTTTCCTTCCGGTAAAGATCGACCAATGTTTCCGCAATATTTCTGGCACGCCACATGCTGGGGTCCTGAGCGGTATAAAGAAACTCCATGTCAATCCTGACATTCTTTTTCGTAAAATACTTCCTTCCCATCTGGCCGATGACAAACAGGGTATTGTCATTTCCCTGTGCCAGACGCTCCTGTGCAAGCTTCAGCACATTATGGTTGTAGGCTCCAGCCATCCCCTTGTCTGCCGTCATGACCACATAACCCCGCTTTTTATCTTCCGGTTTTATCTTTTTCCTCTGGTCAAAAAAGGTATGATTAATGTCCGGTGAATGAAACAGAATATCTTTGATTGTCGACTGGAGCAGTTCAAAATATGGGGCCGTGGCATCCAGCTTTTCCCTTGCCTTCCTAAGCTTTGTGGAAGAGATCAGATACATTGCGTTGGTGATCTTCATGGTCTCCTGAATGCTTTTCATTCTGGAGCGGATTTCTGTCATATTTGCCATGTATGCTCACCTACTTTTTAAATTCTTTTACTGCTTGAACGATCTGTTCCGTTACCTCATCGGTCAGTACCTTTTTCTCATCAATCTCTCTGACCAGCTGACTATATTTAGCCTCAAAAAATGATACAAGATCTTCTGTAAAAGATTTGATCTCATTCACCGGAACATCCATGAGCAGACGATGGTTGGCTGCACATAAAAGAATAACCTGTTTGTGCAGGCTCATCGGATGATAGAGCGGCTGTTTCAATAATTCTACCAGCCTGTTTCCATGATCAAGGAGTTCCTTTGTCTGCGGGTCCAGATCTGAACTGAACTGGGTAAAGACCTCCATTTCCCGAAACTGGGCCAGGTCGATTCTCAGACTTCCCGAAACTTTCTTCATCGCTTTCGTCTGTGCCGCCCCTCCTACACGGGAAACGGACAGACCCACATTGACCGCCGGCCGGATTCCGGAGAAGAACAAATCACTCTCCAGGAATATCTGTCCGTCTGTGATGGAAATGACATTGGTAGGAATATAGGCAGATACATCGCCTGCCAGAGTCTCAATGATCGGCAGCGCCGTAATGGATCCTCCTCCGTGTTCTTCATTCAGCCTGCATGAACGCTCAAGCAGCCTTGAATGAAGGTAGAATACATCTCCGGGATATGCTTCCCGTCCCGGCGGCCTCTGTAAGAGCAGAGACATGGCCCGGTAAGCTACCGCATGTTTGGACAGATCGTCATAGACGATCAAAACGTCTTTTCCTTTGTCCATAAAATACTCTGCCATGGCCGTGCCGGAATACGGCGCGATATACTGGACCGGAGCCACATCGCTTGCCGATGCGGATACGACGATTGAATAGTCCATGGCATCATGCTTCTTCAGTGTGGAAACAATTTTAGCCAGAGTGGATGCTTTCTGCCCGATAGCTACATACACACAGATGACGTCTTTGCCCTTCTGGTTCAAAATTGTGTCCACAGCAATGGACGTTTTGCCGGTCTGACGGTCACCGATGATCAGTTCTCTCTGTCCCCGTCCGATCGGAAACATTGCGTCAATGGCAAGGATCCCTGTCTCCAGCGGTACGTCTACGGATTTTCTGTCGATGACTCCCGCCGCTTCTCTCTCAATCGGGAGGTACCCATCGGTCTTGATCGGTCCGTTTCCGTCGATCGGAGCACCCAGCGCATTAACCACACGTCCGACCAAAGCATCCCCGACCGGTACTCCGGCACGCTTGCCGCTTCTGACGACTTTGGACCCCTCAATCAGCCCGTGATCACTTCCCAGCAGCACACAGCCAATCGTCTTCATCTCCAGATTCTGCACAATGCCTCTGGTACCGTTCTCAAACTCTACCAGTTCCCCGTACATCGCATGGTTTAAACCATGCACGGTCGCAATACCATCGCCTACCTGGATAACGGTTCCTTCCTCCTGCACCTCAATTTTATTCTCATAATCTTCTATCTCACTTTTTAAAACGGAAATAATTCCTTCCGGATTTATATTGCCCAACTGTTTCACCTCCGCACAAGGCTATTTTGTAATTTTGTAATGGAAGCCTTCACGCTTCTGTCATATACATCATCACCTACAGTCAGAATGAATCCGCCGATTAATGACGGGTCTTCTTTCAGCTGCAGATTTACGCCTGTTTTATGATATTTTCGGCAGATCATATTTTTTATGTCTTCAATTTTCCTGTCATCCGGTTTGGTGACATAAGCAAAGACTGCCTTGACTACTTTATTTTTTCTTTGAACCAATTCATCATATGATGCAAATATCTCAAAGATGCTGTCTGCCTCACCGTTGTCTGTGACGACCTTAAAAAAGCTCTGCACCGGTCCCGGGATCACTCTTTCAATGACCGCATGTTTTTCTTTTTTTGTGACTACCGGACTTGCCAGTGCCTTCACGAATTCCGGACACTCACTG is a window encoding:
- the atpD gene encoding F0F1 ATP synthase subunit beta, whose translation is MEKGKIVQVLGPVVDVEFDGGYLPLIKDALTVELDGKKLVMEAAQHMGNNIVRCILLASSEGLSKDMEVTATGAGITVPVGRQTLGRMFNVLGQNIDGKEQVEGEEQWVIHRDPPTFEEQSPVVEILETGIKVIDLLAPYAKGGKVGLFGGAGVGKTVLIQELIHNIATEHGGYSIFTGVGERSREGNDLWTEMNESGVIDKTALVFGQMNEPPGARMRVAQTGLTMAEYFRDREHQNVLLFIDNIFRYVQAGSEVSALLGRMPSAVGYQPTLANEVGELQERITSTKNGSITSVQAVYVPADDLTDPAPATTFAHLDATTVLSRKIVEQGIYPAVDPLESTSRILEAEVVGEEHYEVAMQVQELLQKYKELQDIISILGMEELDEDDKLAVYRARKIQKFLSQPFHVAENFTGMKGKYVPVSETIRGFKAIISGEMDEYPENAFFMVGTIDEVIEKAKSETAREA
- the atpG gene encoding ATP synthase F1 subunit gamma — translated: MANMTEIRSRMKSIQETMKITNAMYLISSTKLRKAREKLDATAPYFELLQSTIKDILFHSPDINHTFFDQRKKIKPEDKKRGYVVMTADKGMAGAYNHNVLKLAQERLAQGNDNTLFVIGQMGRKYFTKKNVRIDMEFLYTAQDPSMWRARNIAETLVDLYRKEKLDEIYIIYTKMVTPLKAEPEIIQILPLKRQSFEEMNVELEKYHKIADYSPSPKVVMDHLVPNYVKGLIYGALVESFSSEQNARMMAMQGATESAKDMIRELSLLYNRARQAAITQEITEIVSGAKAFQKK
- the atpA gene encoding F0F1 ATP synthase subunit alpha; translated protein: MGNINPEGIISVLKSEIEDYENKIEVQEEGTVIQVGDGIATVHGLNHAMYGELVEFENGTRGIVQNLEMKTIGCVLLGSDHGLIEGSKVVRSGKRAGVPVGDALVGRVVNALGAPIDGNGPIKTDGYLPIEREAAGVIDRKSVDVPLETGILAIDAMFPIGRGQRELIIGDRQTGKTSIAVDTILNQKGKDVICVYVAIGQKASTLAKIVSTLKKHDAMDYSIVVSASASDVAPVQYIAPYSGTAMAEYFMDKGKDVLIVYDDLSKHAVAYRAMSLLLQRPPGREAYPGDVFYLHSRLLERSCRLNEEHGGGSITALPIIETLAGDVSAYIPTNVISITDGQIFLESDLFFSGIRPAVNVGLSVSRVGGAAQTKAMKKVSGSLRIDLAQFREMEVFTQFSSDLDPQTKELLDHGNRLVELLKQPLYHPMSLHKQVILLCAANHRLLMDVPVNEIKSFTEDLVSFFEAKYSQLVREIDEKKVLTDEVTEQIVQAVKEFKK
- the atpH gene encoding ATP synthase F1 subunit delta codes for the protein MNELTDNYAKVFFDLTIPEEYIHETKRICSECPEFVKALASPVVTKKEKHAVIERVIPGPVQSFFKVVTDNGEADSIFEIFASYDELVQRKNKVVKAVFAYVTKPDDRKIEDIKNMICRKYHKTGVNLQLKEDPSLIGGFILTVGDDVYDRSVKASITKLQNSLVRR